From one Spiroplasma endosymbiont of Panorpa germanica genomic stretch:
- the ftsH gene encoding ATP-dependent zinc metalloprotease FtsH → MVNLVKNKKKNYWWWLIIAFAVALLTLWIIQSLTGTHQELSANSLINYLNSGDYIFFNVSVSYGDNGVVTISGTLQNISDQKGTQFFTNMGSSTYDDYYSNQPAFAQLITQSKVVVASGITFLSVFVSLLPILILVVLYIVIFKSMSKGAGGGAGGVFGMGKNRARETKSDIKFSDIAGISEEKQELFELVDYLKNPKKYSDQGARAPKGVLMEGPPGTGKTLLAKAVAGEAGVAFFSISGSEFEEMFVGVGASRVREMFSEAKKAAPCIIFIDEIDAVGRKRSQSVGMSGSEQTLNQLLVEMDGFGTNSGVIVMAATNRVDVLDAALLRPGRFDRTIQISLPDIREREAILKLHARNKIVSPSIDWKRIAERTPGFSGAQLENVLNEAAILVVREGKKLIGLAEIDEAIDRVVGGPAKKSRAMTLLDKDIVSYHEAGHALIGLKLESANKVQKVTIIPRGNAGGYTIMTPKDESVFSSKEDLFASITGYLGGRAAEEFIFGKNKITTGAHDDLDKATNIARRMVTQFGMSSLGLTKFLTMSEEAYGQTKGVYSDETALKIDLEVQKILEACYKSSLEIIKGHKKTLELIAESLRILETITAEQIDYINEKNKLPVEVEEEKARQKEHKRKEENGEILEFTPDE, encoded by the coding sequence ATGGTGAATTTAGTGAAAAACAAGAAAAAGAACTATTGATGATGACTTATCATTGCATTCGCTGTGGCTTTATTGACATTGTGAATTATCCAATCATTGACAGGCACTCATCAAGAACTATCAGCGAATAGTTTAATTAACTATTTAAATAGCGGTGATTATATCTTCTTTAACGTAAGTGTGTCTTACGGAGATAATGGAGTAGTCACAATTTCAGGAACGTTACAAAATATTTCCGACCAAAAAGGTACACAGTTTTTTACTAATATGGGGTCATCAACATATGATGACTACTACAGTAATCAACCTGCTTTTGCTCAACTAATTACTCAATCAAAAGTTGTGGTTGCAAGCGGAATAACTTTCTTAAGTGTATTTGTGTCATTATTACCAATATTGATTTTGGTTGTATTGTATATTGTTATCTTTAAATCTATGTCAAAAGGTGCTGGTGGAGGTGCTGGTGGAGTATTTGGAATGGGTAAAAACCGTGCTAGAGAAACTAAATCAGACATCAAATTCTCAGATATCGCAGGTATCTCAGAAGAGAAACAAGAACTATTTGAATTAGTGGACTACTTAAAAAACCCTAAAAAATATTCAGATCAAGGTGCCAGAGCTCCCAAAGGAGTTTTAATGGAAGGTCCTCCAGGAACAGGTAAAACATTATTAGCGAAAGCTGTTGCCGGAGAAGCTGGCGTAGCCTTTTTCTCAATTTCTGGATCAGAATTTGAAGAAATGTTCGTTGGGGTTGGGGCAAGCCGTGTTCGTGAAATGTTCTCAGAAGCCAAAAAAGCAGCTCCATGTATCATATTTATTGATGAAATTGATGCAGTAGGTCGTAAAAGAAGTCAATCTGTTGGAATGAGTGGTTCAGAACAAACTTTAAACCAATTACTTGTGGAAATGGATGGATTTGGAACCAATTCTGGGGTAATTGTAATGGCTGCAACTAACCGAGTAGACGTTTTAGATGCTGCGTTATTAAGACCGGGTCGTTTTGACAGAACAATCCAAATTTCATTACCAGATATTAGAGAACGTGAGGCAATTTTAAAACTTCACGCAAGAAACAAAATTGTTTCACCTTCAATTGATTGAAAAAGAATTGCAGAAAGAACTCCAGGATTTTCAGGAGCTCAACTGGAAAACGTTTTAAACGAAGCGGCTATTTTAGTTGTAAGAGAAGGTAAAAAATTAATTGGATTAGCAGAAATTGATGAAGCGATTGATCGTGTTGTTGGTGGTCCTGCTAAAAAATCTAGAGCAATGACTTTATTAGATAAAGATATTGTTTCTTATCATGAAGCTGGTCATGCACTAATCGGGTTAAAACTTGAAAGTGCAAATAAAGTTCAAAAAGTAACAATAATTCCAAGGGGAAATGCCGGGGGTTATACTATTATGACCCCTAAAGATGAAAGTGTATTTTCATCAAAAGAAGATTTATTTGCTTCAATTACAGGATACCTTGGAGGAAGAGCTGCTGAAGAGTTTATTTTTGGTAAAAACAAAATTACAACTGGAGCTCATGATGACTTAGATAAAGCAACAAACATTGCTCGTCGTATGGTTACCCAATTTGGGATGTCCAGTTTAGGATTAACTAAATTCTTGACAATGTCAGAGGAAGCTTACGGACAAACCAAAGGGGTTTATTCAGACGAAACAGCTTTAAAAATTGATTTAGAAGTACAAAAAATTCTTGAAGCTTGTTATAAGTCATCACTTGAAATAATAAAAGGTCACAAGAAAACATTAGAATTGATTGCTGAATCATTAAGAATTCTTGAAACAATTACAGCTGAACAAATCGACTACATTAACGAGAAAAATAAATTACCAGTTGAAGTAGAAGAAGAGAAAGCTCGTCAAAAAGAACATAAACGTAAAGAAGAAAATGGGGAAATTTTAGAATTCACTCCAGATGAATAA
- the lysS gene encoding lysine--tRNA ligase, whose amino-acid sequence MKEKFERSFSEQELVRREKYQKLVDIKKDPFTITKFERTHTIEEVIISFEKYSKEQLQELKQKEIKVAGRIRLFREAGKKAVFANIQDQENNIQLYARQDELGESDFEHFRDLDLGDIVGLTGTMMKTDHGELTLRIKKYQLLSKSLRPLPDKHAGIADIEEKYRRRYVDLIMNPETKKTFQSRTKIIRKIQEILDQKGYMEVETPILHTINGGAAAKPFSTHYNALDRDFYLRIATELHLKRLIVGGFEGVYEIGRIFRNEGMDTRHNPEFTSIELYVAYEDMEFLMNLTENIFKECAMLIQGKTKIEYGGHKLDLGKNWKRWHMVDAIKDLTGIDFWKKITFEEAKKIAISKGIKLEKHHSSVGHIINLFFEEFVEDKIIEPTFIYGHPKEISPLSKTNNEDERFTDRFELFIIGREYANAFAELNNPIDQYERFVDQLKEADAGNDEATGMDIDFIEALEYGFPPTAGIGIGIDRLVMLMTNSESIKDVLLFPQMKPRA is encoded by the coding sequence ATGAAAGAAAAATTTGAAAGAAGTTTTAGTGAGCAAGAATTGGTTCGTAGAGAAAAATACCAAAAATTAGTAGATATTAAAAAAGATCCATTCACGATAACTAAATTTGAAAGAACTCATACAATTGAGGAAGTTATTATTAGCTTTGAAAAATACTCAAAAGAACAATTGCAAGAATTAAAACAAAAAGAAATTAAAGTGGCTGGAAGAATTCGTTTATTTCGTGAAGCTGGTAAAAAAGCCGTTTTTGCCAACATTCAAGATCAAGAAAACAACATTCAACTCTATGCTCGCCAAGATGAATTGGGAGAAAGTGACTTTGAGCACTTTAGAGATTTAGATTTGGGTGATATTGTTGGTTTAACTGGCACAATGATGAAAACCGATCACGGAGAGTTAACTTTAAGAATAAAAAAATACCAATTATTATCAAAATCTTTAAGACCGCTTCCAGATAAACATGCTGGAATTGCTGATATTGAAGAAAAATACAGAAGACGTTATGTTGATTTAATCATGAATCCAGAAACTAAGAAGACATTTCAATCTAGAACAAAAATTATTCGTAAAATTCAAGAGATCTTAGACCAAAAAGGTTATATGGAAGTTGAGACACCAATTTTACACACAATTAATGGTGGAGCTGCTGCTAAACCTTTTAGTACTCACTATAACGCTTTAGATCGTGATTTTTATTTACGAATTGCAACTGAACTACATTTGAAAAGACTGATTGTTGGTGGTTTTGAAGGAGTTTATGAAATTGGGCGTATTTTTAGAAATGAAGGTATGGACACAAGACATAACCCAGAGTTTACTTCAATTGAATTATATGTAGCCTATGAGGACATGGAATTCCTAATGAACTTGACTGAAAACATTTTCAAAGAATGTGCGATGCTAATTCAAGGGAAAACTAAGATCGAATATGGTGGGCACAAACTGGATTTAGGTAAAAACTGAAAACGTTGGCACATGGTTGATGCCATTAAAGACTTAACAGGAATTGATTTTTGAAAAAAAATTACTTTTGAAGAGGCTAAAAAAATTGCCATTTCAAAAGGAATTAAATTAGAGAAACATCATTCTTCAGTTGGCCACATCATAAACTTATTTTTCGAGGAATTTGTTGAAGATAAAATAATTGAGCCAACATTTATTTATGGACATCCTAAAGAAATCTCGCCATTATCAAAAACAAATAACGAAGATGAAAGATTTACTGACAGATTTGAATTATTTATTATTGGTAGAGAATATGCTAATGCCTTTGCTGAATTAAATAACCCAATCGATCAATATGAAAGATTTGTTGACCAATTAAAAGAAGCTGATGCAGGAAATGATGAAGCAACAGGAATGGACATTGACTTCATTGAAGCGTTAGAATATGGTTTCCCTCCAACTGCGGGTATTGGAATTGGAATTGACAGATTGGTAATGTTAATGACCAACTCTGAATCGATTAAAGATGTGCTATTGTTCCCACAAATGAAACCGAGAGCTTAG
- the dusB gene encoding tRNA dihydrouridine synthase DusB, with product MKIGNVLIPGNLVLGPMAGTTNAAFRILCKENGADLVYAEMVSTEGLAHGNKKSFEMIKVEDVEHPITLQIFGFDLNSFVKAAKMVNEESNCDIIDINMGCPAPKVAVKSQAGANLLKYPDKIYEIVKTVVEIVDKPVSVKLRIGWDENSKNVVEIAKLCEKAGASALTIHGRTRSQFFTGKADWSYIKKVKEAVGIPVIGNGDVFDGPSALKMMNETGCDGVMIARAAQGNPWIFNNIKYYLENKSEPPALSVEEWKKVVIKHTKLLVEMKGENLGVREMRKQILWYLAVLPKNDKIIEMKKKCISVETVQEIIDLFEFYL from the coding sequence ATGAAAATAGGAAACGTATTAATTCCAGGAAATTTAGTTTTAGGACCAATGGCAGGAACTACAAATGCTGCCTTTAGAATTTTATGTAAAGAAAACGGAGCAGACTTGGTTTACGCAGAAATGGTGAGCACAGAGGGATTGGCACATGGAAACAAGAAATCTTTTGAAATGATAAAGGTTGAAGATGTTGAGCACCCGATAACATTACAAATTTTTGGTTTTGATTTAAATTCTTTTGTTAAGGCCGCTAAAATGGTTAATGAGGAGTCAAATTGTGATATTATTGACATCAACATGGGGTGTCCAGCTCCTAAGGTGGCGGTTAAAAGTCAAGCGGGAGCCAACTTACTAAAATACCCTGATAAAATATATGAAATTGTTAAAACCGTAGTAGAAATAGTTGATAAACCAGTTTCGGTTAAGTTAAGAATTGGTTGAGATGAAAATTCCAAGAACGTTGTGGAAATTGCCAAGCTTTGTGAAAAGGCGGGTGCAAGTGCATTAACAATTCATGGAAGAACCCGTTCGCAATTTTTCACAGGCAAAGCAGACTGAAGTTATATTAAAAAAGTTAAAGAAGCTGTAGGAATTCCAGTTATTGGTAACGGTGATGTTTTTGATGGACCATCAGCTTTAAAAATGATGAACGAAACTGGATGTGATGGTGTTATGATAGCACGAGCAGCCCAGGGTAATCCTTGAATCTTCAACAATATCAAGTACTATTTAGAAAACAAATCAGAACCCCCAGCATTATCGGTGGAAGAATGAAAAAAGGTTGTTATTAAACACACGAAATTACTTGTGGAAATGAAGGGTGAAAACCTGGGAGTTAGAGAAATGCGAAAACAAATTCTTTGATACCTTGCCGTTTTACCTAAAAATGATAAAATAATTGAAATGAAGAAAAAATGTATTAGCGTGGAAACGGTTCAAGAAATTATAGATTTGTTTGAATTTTACTTATAA
- the tmk gene encoding dTMP kinase: MIFITLEGIDGSGKTTVAKIVKEKILEKGFEVLLTREPGGEEISEAIRNLVLDKNNTEMTHWTEALLYIASRKQHIDKKIIPALKSGTIVICDRFMDSTTVYQGYARGIGMAEIDQVQNVVIGSAKPDLTIFFDITPKEAQIRMTSRTRSPDRLDLEDANFHQTVYEGYQLLISDNTERIKVVDARKSVNEVVQQVEFLINEVIVERLKSK; the protein is encoded by the coding sequence ATGATTTTTATAACACTTGAAGGAATTGATGGCTCGGGTAAAACGACTGTCGCTAAAATAGTAAAAGAAAAAATTTTAGAGAAGGGATTTGAAGTTTTGTTAACCCGAGAACCGGGTGGAGAAGAAATTTCAGAAGCAATTAGAAATTTAGTTTTGGATAAAAATAATACTGAAATGACTCATTGAACTGAAGCTTTACTTTACATAGCCTCAAGAAAACAACATATTGATAAAAAAATTATCCCCGCATTAAAATCAGGTACAATTGTTATTTGTGATAGATTTATGGATTCAACCACAGTTTATCAAGGTTATGCGCGAGGAATTGGAATGGCTGAAATCGACCAAGTACAAAACGTAGTAATTGGAAGTGCCAAACCAGACTTAACAATCTTTTTTGACATCACTCCAAAAGAAGCGCAAATTAGAATGACTTCAAGGACTCGTTCCCCAGATCGTTTAGATTTAGAGGATGCTAATTTTCACCAAACTGTTTATGAAGGTTACCAACTTTTAATAAGTGATAATACTGAAAGAATCAAGGTAGTTGATGCTCGTAAATCTGTTAATGAAGTTGTTCAACAAGTTGAATTTTTGATAAATGAAGTTATAGTTGAAAGATTGAAATCTAAATAA
- a CDS encoding Hsp33 family molecular chaperone HslO → MDLEVRALSQKHNLKISIVDLTESIQEIITLQNTNKLASVAIGKFVIANCLVGADLKKGQKIISDINGTGFAGTMIAEFQDKTVRGYIQVPDFNLDEIKEDEGSPLSQVVGKIGFLQVSKDIGLKEPYSSKVQIVNGEINIDFMYLLSQSDQVNSLVSSIVDLNEEGRVIKAVGIMIQLLPGHSEEDIDFLEEKLGSLEHLLETLKKTTVYESLIKDIAEDSKILETSELKYKCTCNKQKVISSVKLIGQEELQKIVDKNEEVEVICDFCKLKYNITASEIKKII, encoded by the coding sequence ATGGATTTAGAAGTAAGGGCCCTGAGCCAAAAACACAATTTAAAAATCAGTATTGTTGATCTAACTGAATCAATTCAAGAGATAATTACATTGCAAAATACTAACAAATTAGCTAGTGTAGCTATAGGTAAATTTGTGATTGCCAATTGTCTAGTTGGAGCTGATCTAAAAAAAGGTCAGAAGATAATTTCTGATATCAATGGAACTGGATTTGCAGGTACTATGATTGCAGAATTCCAGGATAAAACTGTTAGAGGTTACATACAAGTTCCAGATTTTAATTTGGACGAAATTAAAGAAGATGAGGGAAGTCCGCTTTCACAAGTTGTTGGTAAAATTGGCTTCCTTCAAGTTTCAAAAGATATCGGGTTAAAAGAACCTTACTCTTCTAAAGTTCAAATCGTTAATGGGGAAATAAACATTGACTTCATGTATTTATTAAGTCAAAGTGATCAAGTTAACTCTTTGGTTTCTAGTATTGTTGATTTAAATGAGGAAGGCCGAGTAATTAAAGCGGTAGGAATTATGATTCAACTTCTTCCTGGTCACAGTGAAGAAGATATTGATTTCTTAGAGGAAAAACTAGGCTCACTAGAACACCTTCTAGAAACTTTGAAAAAAACAACAGTTTATGAATCGTTAATAAAAGATATTGCCGAGGATTCAAAAATCCTTGAAACAAGCGAATTGAAATACAAATGTACTTGCAACAAGCAAAAAGTGATTTCCTCTGTTAAATTAATTGGGCAAGAAGAATTGCAAAAAATTGTCGATAAAAACGAAGAAGTTGAGGTAATTTGTGACTTTTGCAAGCTGAAATACAATATTACAGCATCAGAAATTAAAAAAATAATTTAG
- a CDS encoding IspD/TarI family cytidylyltransferase, producing MYSVIIVAAGQSTRFEKGNKLLAKLKNQERVINQTCEVFLKNDRIENIILVSSDEIHQIVKQKFENNIRFTFVNGGSSRFLSVKNGLEKCTTPKVLIHDGARPFLKQDLLNEILDEVVQNNVVGVLPWIPVTNTLKRNFNGLKTVNREEYIQSQTPQAFDFKILNESYHNFKGEDSFDDCQVVEEYLENPQIRLVKGDITNIKITFMQDLSINT from the coding sequence ATGTATTCGGTTATTATTGTAGCAGCCGGTCAAAGCACAAGGTTTGAAAAAGGAAATAAATTACTTGCAAAATTAAAAAATCAAGAAAGAGTTATTAACCAGACTTGTGAAGTTTTTTTAAAAAATGATAGAATTGAAAATATTATTTTGGTAAGTTCTGATGAAATTCATCAAATTGTCAAACAGAAGTTTGAAAATAATATCAGATTTACATTTGTTAATGGAGGGAGTAGTCGATTTCTTTCTGTTAAAAATGGGCTTGAAAAATGCACGACCCCAAAGGTGTTGATTCATGATGGGGCTCGACCATTTTTGAAGCAGGATTTATTAAATGAAATTTTGGATGAAGTGGTTCAAAACAACGTAGTTGGGGTGCTACCATGAATTCCTGTAACAAACACTTTGAAGAGAAATTTTAATGGTTTGAAAACTGTTAATCGTGAAGAATATATTCAAAGTCAAACTCCTCAAGCTTTTGATTTCAAAATTTTGAATGAAAGTTATCATAATTTTAAGGGTGAGGATTCTTTTGATGATTGTCAAGTTGTAGAAGAATACCTTGAAAATCCACAAATAAGATTAGTAAAAGGGGATATAACCAATATTAAGATTACTTTTATGCAAGATTTATCAATAAACACTTAA
- a CDS encoding tRNA1(Val) (adenine(37)-N6)-methyltransferase produces MKILNTILGYKDLEIYQDTEMFRFSLDTILLARFVKFNSRTKTIVDFGTNNAAIPLIISKYSKAKIIGVEIQKEACDLACESVVKNQLEDQITIVNENIKDFARRNNHAFDVVLCNPPFFKVGEKSNLTSKSELLTPARHEVTINLQEIVESAAGVLKQGGRFAIIHRAERFAEIMDYFNRFELSPKNIQFIYSKKDRKAKTVLLDGIYKGNNGIEIKPPLIIHNDNGEYSKEVLKLFED; encoded by the coding sequence ATGAAAATTTTAAACACTATTTTAGGATATAAAGATTTAGAAATTTATCAAGATACTGAGATGTTCAGGTTTTCCCTTGACACAATTTTGTTGGCTAGGTTTGTTAAATTCAATTCTAGAACAAAAACAATCGTTGACTTTGGAACTAACAACGCAGCAATTCCGCTAATTATTTCAAAGTATAGCAAAGCTAAAATAATAGGAGTAGAAATCCAAAAAGAAGCGTGTGATCTTGCCTGCGAAAGTGTTGTTAAAAACCAATTAGAAGATCAAATAACTATTGTTAATGAAAATATCAAAGACTTTGCTCGTAGAAATAATCACGCATTTGATGTTGTTCTTTGCAACCCGCCCTTTTTTAAAGTAGGGGAAAAATCTAATCTAACAAGCAAAAGCGAACTACTTACTCCAGCCAGACATGAAGTGACTATAAATTTGCAAGAAATTGTTGAGTCTGCAGCCGGAGTTTTAAAACAAGGGGGCAGATTTGCTATTATACATCGAGCTGAAAGATTTGCAGAGATAATGGATTACTTTAACCGTTTTGAACTTAGCCCAAAAAACATTCAATTTATTTATTCAAAAAAAGACCGTAAAGCCAAGACGGTTCTTTTGGATGGAATTTACAAGGGAAATAATGGTATTGAAATAAAGCCACCATTAATTATTCACAACGATAACGGAGAATATTCAAAAGAAGTTTTGAAGCTGTTTGAGGACTAA
- the tilS gene encoding tRNA lysidine(34) synthetase TilS, whose product MKQINWNKKYLVAVSGGPDSIFLLSQIISNKQFNPKNFIVCHVNYNYRNDSSIDERIVKNICDQNKIKLETKILKIDYDNLNVNFESFAREQRYDFFVKVQKNNPDFDTVLVAHNLNDLIETYLIQKERKGIVNYFGLKSETEYKNLKVVRPIINIKKSEILNFLHKGKVEYANDSTNLDDKFLRNKIRKQTNEEEFKKIVEEINKKNVMLEKNNLTAEKYLRDFSSHNHLKLDGFENLNSNTIQTVIAWFLIKSQFKETLTNNKKSLVLEIVKISQSKKPFVLIKKQDLVILKDFQDLYLLEADLLKSEIISIKDENKISQKWGKKFLEEISELNISKDCFVTNDYFLAKKMRLENNKKLVKCFSETKTSYYNRVQKRYILNKNKTIILYIL is encoded by the coding sequence ATGAAACAAATTAATTGAAATAAAAAATATTTGGTTGCTGTTTCTGGAGGTCCAGACAGTATTTTTCTTTTATCCCAAATTATCTCAAATAAACAATTTAACCCTAAAAACTTTATTGTCTGTCATGTCAATTATAACTACCGAAATGATTCTTCAATCGACGAGCGAATCGTAAAAAATATTTGTGATCAAAATAAAATCAAACTTGAGACTAAAATTTTAAAAATAGACTATGATAACTTGAATGTAAATTTTGAAAGCTTTGCTAGAGAACAAAGATATGATTTTTTTGTTAAAGTTCAAAAAAATAATCCAGATTTTGATACAGTTTTAGTGGCCCATAACCTCAACGATCTAATTGAAACTTATTTAATCCAAAAAGAGCGAAAAGGAATTGTTAACTATTTTGGCTTGAAATCAGAAACTGAATATAAGAATCTGAAAGTGGTTCGTCCAATTATAAATATCAAAAAATCAGAAATTTTAAACTTTCTTCATAAAGGTAAAGTTGAATATGCCAACGATTCAACAAATTTAGATGATAAATTTCTTCGAAACAAAATCAGAAAGCAAACTAACGAAGAAGAATTTAAAAAAATAGTTGAGGAAATAAACAAGAAGAATGTGATGCTGGAAAAAAACAATCTGACAGCTGAAAAATATCTACGTGACTTTTCAAGTCATAATCATTTAAAGTTAGATGGATTTGAAAATTTGAATTCAAACACTATTCAAACTGTTATTGCTTGATTTTTAATTAAATCACAATTTAAAGAAACGCTGACAAATAACAAAAAATCCCTGGTTTTAGAAATTGTTAAAATTTCTCAAAGCAAAAAGCCGTTCGTCTTAATCAAAAAACAAGATTTAGTAATCTTAAAAGATTTTCAGGATTTATACCTTTTAGAAGCTGACCTATTAAAGTCAGAAATAATATCTATTAAAGACGAAAATAAAATATCCCAAAAATGAGGAAAAAAATTTCTAGAAGAGATTAGCGAACTTAACATTAGTAAAGATTGTTTTGTGACAAATGACTATTTTCTTGCTAAAAAAATGCGTTTAGAAAATAACAAGAAGTTGGTGAAATGTTTTTCGGAAACAAAAACTAGCTATTATAATCGTGTTCAAAAGCGATATATTTTGAATAAAAACAAAACAATTATTCTATACATTCTTTAA
- the recR gene encoding recombination mediator RecR, giving the protein MEKKIDELIEQLNKAKGFSRKTAERFIFDLITNREKISDFKDIIKYIENNFTECEKCFYLAENGVCPICSDEYRNHNKIFVVSSIQDAHTTEKSNLFNGLYHILKGEININKNQTPEKLTIPNLLNRVDKDKEVILALNSTFEGEVTANFIAQLLKAKTNKITRIAKGMPVGGMLDYIDDLTLKSAINNREKYED; this is encoded by the coding sequence ATGGAAAAGAAAATAGATGAGTTAATTGAACAACTAAACAAAGCTAAAGGTTTTAGCAGGAAAACCGCAGAGCGATTTATTTTTGATTTAATAACCAATAGAGAGAAAATTAGTGATTTTAAAGATATAATTAAATACATAGAAAATAATTTTACAGAATGTGAGAAATGTTTCTACCTAGCTGAAAACGGGGTTTGTCCGATTTGCTCAGATGAATATAGAAACCACAACAAAATATTTGTTGTTTCATCAATTCAAGACGCACACACAACAGAAAAATCTAATTTATTTAATGGTTTGTATCATATATTAAAAGGAGAAATTAATATTAACAAAAATCAAACTCCAGAAAAATTAACAATCCCAAATCTGTTGAATCGTGTTGATAAGGACAAAGAAGTTATTCTTGCCTTGAACAGCACTTTTGAAGGTGAGGTTACAGCCAATTTTATTGCCCAATTATTAAAGGCTAAAACCAACAAAATAACTAGAATTGCTAAAGGAATGCCGGTTGGGGGAATGCTTGATTATATCGATGATCTGACATTGAAGAGCGCAATTAATAACAGAGAAAAATACGAGGACTAA
- a CDS encoding DUF1904 family protein gives MPIFNFYGASREQVSGFAQKIDEISQNLKAPTTAFSFWNVESQLFGQSDLIKIEINWKKRGEEMKSWISKCLQNYFSEINPKYQTIIIFNEIDDNYYKLGEKS, from the coding sequence ATGCCAATATTTAATTTTTATGGAGCTAGCAGAGAGCAAGTTAGTGGATTTGCTCAAAAAATAGATGAAATTTCACAAAATTTAAAAGCACCAACAACAGCTTTTTCGTTTTGAAATGTGGAGTCACAATTGTTTGGACAATCAGATTTAATAAAAATAGAAATTAACTGAAAAAAACGTGGCGAAGAAATGAAGTCATGAATTTCAAAATGCCTACAAAATTATTTCAGCGAAATTAACCCAAAATACCAGACCATAATTATCTTTAATGAAATTGACGACAACTACTACAAGTTAGGCGAAAAGTCTTAA
- a CDS encoding ABC transporter ATP-binding protein yields the protein MAKKDEKNLTTTDALVSENNPNAEFVVVEPYTETEEGVKGIKAKNKYQKQLTNKYSKEILEGKIVSTTGVKPEVEENVIELVNVRKSYITGDVETPVLKGVDIKFKKGNFIVILGPSGSGKTTLLNLISGLDKTSEGDVFVLGSNLSLLKDSHLTKFRRDNVGFIFQQYNLLANLTAKENAEVGENLSRNKNKDMTIEDIFETIGMKEQMNKYPHQMSGGQQQRVSIARALAKNPDILFGDEPTGALDEEMGRKVLEILIQVNQKYKTTVIIVTHNPNIAAIANTVVHVRNGLIDDVKHNAKPKKPSEIDWS from the coding sequence ATGGCTAAAAAAGACGAGAAAAACTTAACTACAACTGACGCTTTGGTCTCAGAAAATAACCCAAATGCTGAGTTTGTTGTTGTTGAACCATACACCGAAACAGAAGAAGGTGTAAAAGGTATAAAAGCTAAAAACAAATATCAAAAACAGCTAACAAACAAATACTCAAAAGAAATTCTAGAGGGTAAAATAGTGTCAACAACTGGGGTAAAACCAGAAGTTGAGGAAAATGTTATTGAATTGGTAAATGTTAGAAAATCATACATTACTGGTGATGTTGAAACTCCCGTTCTAAAAGGAGTTGATATTAAATTTAAAAAAGGTAACTTTATTGTTATTTTAGGACCATCAGGTTCAGGTAAAACTACTCTTTTAAATTTAATTTCAGGATTAGACAAAACAAGTGAAGGTGATGTTTTCGTTTTAGGATCAAACCTTTCATTACTTAAAGATTCCCATCTTACAAAATTCAGAAGAGACAACGTTGGGTTTATATTTCAACAATACAATCTTTTAGCCAACCTAACCGCTAAGGAAAATGCTGAAGTTGGAGAAAACTTAAGTAGAAACAAAAACAAAGATATGACAATTGAAGATATCTTTGAGACAATCGGAATGAAAGAACAAATGAACAAATATCCTCACCAAATGTCTGGGGGACAACAACAAAGGGTTTCTATCGCAAGAGCCTTGGCTAAAAATCCTGACATTCTTTTCGGGGATGAGCCAACTGGAGCCTTGGATGAAGAAATGGGAAGAAAAGTTTTAGAAATTTTAATTCAAGTAAACCAAAAATATAAAACAACAGTTATAATAGTTACTCATAACCCAAACATTGCTGCAATTGCCAATACTGTGGTTCATGTGCGTAACGGATTGATTGATGATGTTAAGCATAATGCTAAACCAAAAAAACCATCAGAAATCGATTGATCTTAA